One part of the Salmo salar chromosome ssa28, Ssal_v3.1, whole genome shotgun sequence genome encodes these proteins:
- the LOC106589778 gene encoding extensin-3-like codes for MFNDAKQCRAAVETQSSSEFPLPGRDSGFQNSKPPPTERFQNSNPSPTERFQNSKPPPTERFQNSNPSPTERFQNSKPPPTERFQNSNPSPTERFQNSKPPPTERFQNSKPPPTERFQNSKPPPTESKPPPTERFQNSKPPPTERFQNSKPPPTERFQNSKPPPTERFQNSKPPPTERFQNSKPPPTERFQNSKPPPTERFQNSKPPPTERFQNSKPPPTERFQNSKPPPTERFQNSKPPPTERFQNSKPPPTERFQNSKPPPTERFQNSKPPPTERFQNSKPPPTERFQNSKPPPTERFQNSKPPPTERFQNSKPPPTERFQNSKPPPTERFQNSKPPPTERFQNSEPPPTERFQNSKPPPTERFQNSNPSPTERFQNSKPPPTERFQNSEPPPTERFQNSEPPPTERFQNSNPSPTERFQNSKPPPTERFQNSKPPPTERFQNSKPPPTERFQNSKPPPTERFQNSKPPPTERFQNSEPPPTERFQNSKPPPTERFQNSNPSPTERFQNSKPPPTERFQNSEPPPTERFQNSEPPPTERFQNSNPSPTERFQNSKPPPTERFQNSKPPPTESKPPPTERFQNSKPPPTERFQNSKPPPTERFQNSKPPPTERFQNSKPPPTERFQNSKPPPTERFQNSKPPPTERFQNSNPSPTERFQNSKPPPTEKF; via the exons TGGGTTCCAGAACAGTAAACCACCACCTACTGAGAGGTTCCAGAACAGTAATCCATCACCTACTGAGAGGTTCCAGAACAGTAAGCCACCACCTACTGAGAGGTTCCAGAACAGTAATCCATCACCTACTGAGAGGTTCCAGAACAGTAAACCACCACCTACTGAGAGGTTCCAGAACAGTAATCCATCACCTACTGAGAGGTTCCAGAACAGTAAACCACCACCTACTGAGAGGTTCCAGAACAGTAAACCACCACCTACTGAGAGGTTCCAGAACAGTAAACCACCACCTACTGAGAG TAAACCACCACCTACTGAGAGGTTCCAGAACAGTAAACCACCACCTACTGAGAGGTTCCAGAACAGTAAACCACCACCTACTGAGAGGTTCCAGAACAGTAAGCCACCACCTACTGAGAGGTTCCAGAACAGTAAACCACCACCTACTGAGAGGTTCCAGAACAGTAAACCACCACCTACTGAGAGGTTCCAGAACAGTAAACCACCACCTACTGAGAGGTTCCAGAACAGTAAACCACCACCTACTGAGAGGTTCCAGAACAGTAAGCCACCACCTACTGAGAGGTTCCAGAACAGTAAACCACCACCTACTGAGAGGTTCCAGAACAGTAAACCACCACCTACTGAGAGGTTCCAGAACAGTAAACCACCACCTACTGAGAGGTTCCAGAACAGTAAACCACCACCTACTGAGAGGTTCCAGAACAGTAAACCACCACCTACTGAGAGGTTCCAGAACAGTAAACCACCACCTACTGAGAGGTTCCAGAACAGTAAACCACCACCTACTGAGAGGTTCCAGAACAGTAAACCACCACCTACTGAGAGGTTCCAGAACAGTAAGCCACCACCTACTGAGAGGTTCCAGAACAGTAAACCACCACCTACTGAGAGGTTCCAGAACAGTAAACCACCACCTACTGAGAGGTTCCAGAACAGTGAACCACCACCTACTGAGAGGTTCCAGAACAGTAAACCACCACCTACTGAGAGGTTCCAGAACAGTAATCCATCACCTACTGAGAGGTTCCAGAACAGTAAACCACCACCTACTGAGAGGTTCCAGAACAGTGAACCACCACCTACTGAGAGGTTCCAGAACAGTGAACCACCACCTACTGAGAGGTTCCAGAACAGTAATCCATCACCTACTGAGAGGTTCCAGAACAGTAAGCCACCACCTACTGAGAGGTTCCAGAACAGTAAACCACCACCTACTGAGAGGTTCCAGAACAGTAAACCACCACCTACTGAGAGGTTCCAGAACAGTAAACCACCACCTACTGAGAGGTTCCAGAACAGTAAACCACCACCTACTGAGAG GTTCCAGAACAGTGAACCACCACCTACTGAGAGGTTCCAGAACAGTAAACCACCACCTACTGAGAGGTTCCAGAACAGTAATCCATCACCTACTGAGAGGTTCCAGAACAGTAAACCACCACCTACTGAGAGGTTCCAGAACAGTGAACCACCACCTACTGAGAGGTTCCAGAACAGTGAACCACCACCTACTGAGAGGTTCCAGAACAGTAATCCATCACCTACTGAGAGGTTCCAGAACAGTAAGCCACCACCTACTGAGAGGTTCCAGAACAGTAAACCACCACCTACTGAGAG TAAACCACCACCTACTGAGAGGTTCCAGAACAGTAAACCACCACCTACTGAGAGGTTCCAGAACAGTAAGCCACCACCTACTGAGAGGTTCCAGAACAGTAAACCACCACCTACTGAGAGGTTCCAGAACAGTAAACCACCACCTACTGAGAGGTTCCAGAACAGTAAACCACCACCTACTGAGAGGTTCCAGAACAGTAAACCACCACCTACTGAGAGGTTCCAGAACAGTAATCCATCACCTACTGAGAGGTTCCAGAACAGTAAACCACCACCTACTGAGAAGTTCTAG